The genomic DNA TTTGCTGGACGGGCGGCCCGACGCCCAATACCCTTTATTTCTACAGCACGCGGCCGGGCGGCGCCGGCTCTTCCGACATTTACCAAACGGTCTATTCGGGAAGCAGCTGGTCCGCGCCGGCGGGCGTCGGCGCCAACGTCAATACCGGTTTCGCGGAATATTACGCGTCCATAGCGTCCTGGCAGGGCGAGACGCGCTTGTATTTCGTGCGCGAGAACGCGATATATTATTCGGTTTATACGGTTAGCTCGTGGGGCGCGCCGGTCCGCGTAAACCTCGGCGCCGGCGACGCGTACCATCCGTGCCTCCGCGGCGAAGGGGAGGGCGCAAAGCTCTATTTCTCCTCCACCCGCGCCGGCGGCTACGGCGATTACGACATATGGGTATCGACCTACGCCGGCGGCAATTGGGGCGCGCCCGCGAACCTGGGGCCGGTCGTGAACACGGCGTACGCGGATAATTGCCCGTGGTTCGCGCCCGACGGCCGAACGATGTACTTCAGCTCCACCCGCCCGGGCGGCCAGGGCTACTACGACATCTGGTATACGGTCCTGGACAACCCCGCCGTATCGCCCGCGTCCCTGGGCCGCGTGAAGGCTTTGTTTAAATAGGAGGCTATAAGATGAAAAGGGTTTTAGTTCTCGCGGCCGCCGTGGCGCTCGCGGCGTTGTCGCTTTCGTGGCTAGGTTGCGACGATTCGACGACCGAGCCGAAAGTCCCCGAGCGCCCGGCGTACGCCGGCCAGTGGGGCGAGGAGGGTATAGGTGACGGCCAATTCAAGTGGCCGCGCGACGTGGCGGCAGCGCCGAACGGCAACGTTTACGTCGTAGACGCCGGCAATTACCGGATCCAGTATTTCACGGCGACCGGTTCGTTCTTGGGGAAGTGGGGCTCGTACGGCAAGGGGAACGGCGAGTTTGACAAGGCCGTCGGCGTGGACGTCGCCTCTAACGGCGACGTGTACGTCGTCGACAGGTTCAATGCCTGCGTTCAATACTTCACCCCGGCCGGGTCTTTCCTGGGGAGGTGGGGTTCTCATGGAAGTGGCGAGGACGAGTTCGTCGAACCGTGGGGCGTTGCCGTCGGCTCGAGCGGAAAGGTATACGTTACCGATCCGATGATACACCGCGTGCAGTACTTTACGGCGACCGGTTCCTATCTCGGCCAGTGGTCCACGGGCGATGCCCTGTCTATTGCGGCGGCTTCCAACGGCAACGTGTACGTCGCCGAGGCCGGCGGGGGTAGCGTCCAGTACTTCACGCCGACGGGTTCTTTCCTCGGTAGGTGGGCCCTAATCCCGAAGACGGGCGAGAACTATATGGAACCCGAGGGCATCGTCGAGGGCCCGGGCGGTTACATTTACGTCAGCGACAGGATGGACGGACGGATACAGCTTTTTACAAAGGCCGGTTCCTTCGTCCGAAAACTTGGAACGCGGGGGACGGGCAACGGCGAATTCCTTTGCCCCAGCGGCCTCGGTTGCTCGGCGAACGGCACGCGATTGTACGTGGCCGACGTCCGGAATCACCGCATCCAATACTTCCAGTAACGCTGCGCGGCGGTTTTGTAGGGGCATACGGCTGTACGCCTCGACAAGGGGTTTAAGCCCCTTGTTAACGCCCCTTGTCCGTGGCGCTTGTCGTAGGGGCCGACCTTCAGGTCGGCCCGGTTGTGGTTTCGTAGGGGCGACCCGCGAGTCGCCCCTAATATTCCCTTCTACAACAACTCCGCCAGCTCGAGCGTTATCTCCTCCGCCG from bacterium includes the following:
- a CDS encoding 6-bladed beta-propeller encodes the protein MKRVLVLAAAVALAALSLSWLGCDDSTTEPKVPERPAYAGQWGEEGIGDGQFKWPRDVAAAPNGNVYVVDAGNYRIQYFTATGSFLGKWGSYGKGNGEFDKAVGVDVASNGDVYVVDRFNACVQYFTPAGSFLGRWGSHGSGEDEFVEPWGVAVGSSGKVYVTDPMIHRVQYFTATGSYLGQWSTGDALSIAAASNGNVYVAEAGGGSVQYFTPTGSFLGRWALIPKTGENYMEPEGIVEGPGGYIYVSDRMDGRIQLFTKAGSFVRKLGTRGTGNGEFLCPSGLGCSANGTRLYVADVRNHRIQYFQ